One region of bacterium genomic DNA includes:
- a CDS encoding ComEC/Rec2 family competence protein, producing the protein MQKDRLGKETLRTGGGRAPSLVFAFLLGAGIYLGHALPGLGLPAATAAGLVLSLVSFLVARLLHLKQPNVYAAAGLLLCAGFVLLRLHAAEEERRVAAWDFAPGWSALIGHLTGPPWSVEDPWLGRQRTRFRFDIEQWKKPGQAAWRPGGFGLLVEAPEGWEARLSGDERLALTASLRRGSGYSNPGLFDYRAYLEGQGLAGLARVAQDDSLRVLEPAGAGYVQRLRARLNDIQRSLYPDREVRGVAGALVLGLREQNPRPVRQDFILSGTVHVLVVSGLHVGFVAGLLYLILVPLLGRGWGTSILSLSGVCLFALLAGAGPSVLRAAFMCGLALFAAPLERTVRPLNLLAAAFALLLLWNPLWLFDPGFQLSFAAVAGIILFVPHLESRWRACGWYRRPAGWPLRVFLASLAAQLGVAPFLALYFGGVSAAGLAANIFMLPLAGIAVPLGLAADLVALVWGGAAQVMAALNAVVIHAMLSVAHFFAGLDWSWQKVAPPAALEMLLFWLFVWQGVSLVSRRPKAGARLTLVVSLWLAAAAWSAPLSALTDNPEATVLDLGSSNATVLRFPSGGYLLTVPSGGVRGTFSSARAVAVPYLERHRIRRVDWLYLPGLEQSRLRWAWDILDRVAVGTILLPRAAASDSLAFQFLRFAVYRGARLVELAPGDSLRLGAFPAVVGRDSCLSLEIGGADLFLEDGACRVRTDKGELRIVPERGAEERPEQNSTRVLETMEDGAVSLEFRGGGQVAARTNRSGKRLVL; encoded by the coding sequence GGCCTGGGTCTGCCCGCTGCCACAGCCGCCGGGCTTGTTCTCTCCCTGGTGTCCTTCCTCGTAGCACGGCTTCTTCATCTGAAACAACCGAATGTTTACGCTGCCGCCGGGCTATTGCTGTGCGCCGGGTTTGTGCTCCTGCGCCTGCACGCCGCCGAGGAAGAGCGTCGGGTCGCGGCCTGGGATTTCGCGCCCGGCTGGAGCGCGCTGATCGGACATCTGACCGGTCCGCCCTGGAGCGTGGAGGACCCCTGGCTGGGGCGACAGCGGACCCGTTTCCGCTTTGATATCGAGCAGTGGAAAAAGCCGGGGCAGGCTGCCTGGCGGCCGGGCGGGTTCGGCCTGCTGGTCGAGGCGCCAGAGGGCTGGGAGGCCCGCCTGAGCGGTGATGAGCGCCTGGCCCTGACCGCCAGTTTGCGCCGTGGCAGCGGCTACTCCAACCCCGGCCTGTTCGACTACCGGGCTTATTTAGAGGGGCAGGGTCTGGCCGGGCTGGCCCGGGTGGCACAGGACGACAGCCTGAGGGTTCTGGAGCCGGCCGGTGCGGGATACGTTCAGCGCCTGCGCGCCCGGCTCAACGATATTCAGCGCAGCCTTTACCCCGACCGCGAGGTGCGGGGTGTGGCCGGGGCGCTGGTCCTGGGGCTGCGTGAGCAGAACCCGCGCCCGGTGCGCCAGGATTTCATCCTAAGCGGCACGGTGCATGTGCTGGTGGTTTCGGGCCTGCACGTGGGGTTCGTGGCCGGGCTGCTCTACCTGATCCTGGTCCCGCTTCTCGGCCGCGGCTGGGGCACCTCGATTCTCAGCCTTTCCGGCGTCTGTCTGTTCGCGTTGCTGGCCGGGGCCGGGCCCTCGGTGCTCAGGGCCGCGTTCATGTGCGGCCTGGCCCTGTTTGCCGCGCCGCTGGAGCGGACTGTCCGGCCGCTCAACCTGCTGGCCGCAGCTTTCGCGCTCCTCCTGCTCTGGAACCCGCTCTGGCTGTTCGATCCCGGGTTCCAGCTTTCGTTCGCCGCCGTGGCCGGGATAATCCTGTTCGTTCCGCACCTGGAGAGCCGCTGGCGCGCTTGCGGCTGGTACCGGCGGCCGGCCGGCTGGCCGCTGCGCGTGTTCCTGGCCAGTCTGGCGGCGCAACTTGGAGTGGCCCCGTTTCTGGCCCTGTATTTTGGTGGGGTTTCGGCGGCGGGGCTGGCGGCCAACATTTTCATGCTGCCCCTGGCCGGGATCGCCGTGCCCCTGGGCCTGGCGGCCGACCTGGTCGCCCTGGTCTGGGGCGGGGCGGCCCAAGTGATGGCCGCACTCAACGCGGTGGTGATTCACGCCATGTTGTCCGTGGCGCACTTTTTCGCCGGTCTGGACTGGTCGTGGCAGAAAGTCGCGCCGCCCGCGGCCCTGGAGATGCTCCTGTTCTGGCTGTTCGTCTGGCAGGGGGTGAGTCTGGTCTCGCGGCGGCCCAAAGCCGGGGCGCGCCTGACCCTGGTCGTGTCGCTGTGGCTGGCCGCAGCGGCCTGGAGCGCTCCACTATCCGCTCTGACAGACAATCCTGAGGCCACCGTTCTCGACCTCGGCTCCTCGAACGCCACAGTGCTGCGCTTTCCATCCGGCGGCTATCTTCTGACAGTCCCCTCCGGCGGAGTGCGCGGCACGTTCAGCTCCGCCCGCGCCGTGGCCGTGCCGTACCTGGAGCGCCACCGTATCCGGCGAGTGGACTGGCTCTACCTTCCCGGCCTGGAGCAGTCGCGCCTGCGCTGGGCCTGGGATATCCTGGACCGGGTGGCGGTGGGAACCATACTCCTGCCGCGGGCCGCCGCCTCGGACAGTCTGGCTTTCCAGTTCCTGCGCTTCGCTGTCTACCGCGGGGCGCGCCTGGTCGAGCTGGCCCCGGGCGACAGCCTGCGCCTGGGGGCTTTCCCGGCCGTGGTGGGCCGTGACAGTTGTCTCAGCCTGGAGATCGGAGGTGCGGATTTGTTTCTGGAGGACGGGGCCTGCCGGGTCAGAACGGACAAGGGCGAGTTGCGGATTGTCCCGGAACGCGGGGCGGAGGAAAGGCCGGAGCAAAACTCGACGCGGGTGCTGGAAACTATGGAGGACGGGGCGGTGAGTCTGGAGTTCAGGGGTGGGGGACAGGTGGCCGCACGAACGAACCGCAGCGGGAAGAGACTCGTGCTCTGA